Below is a window of Pseudodesulfovibrio sp. 5S69 DNA.
CCCCTCCGGACTTTCTCTTCAAAATTTCTTGTGTGCCTTCGGCAAGGTCTTGCAAGCAAGGGAAATGACCTCAGGCCATGCGGCGGAAAGGTATGTGAGAACAGTAAGGACGCCCCAATGCCAAAAGCAAAGGCCCGCCAGCACAATGCTGGCGGGCCCGACTTTGCGCACTCAATCAGCTTATTACAGCTTAGCCTTCGAAGGCCTTGATGAAGTTGGGGGCGACCTGTTTCTTGCGGCTCATCACGCCGTCAAGGTACACGGGCTCGCCTTTGGTGGCGATGCCGAAGGCCTTCTCGACCACGGACGGATCGTCGGAGGCGATGAGCATCTCGGAGCCTTCCTTCATGATGTCGGTCAGGAGCAGGAAGACGGAGTGACGGCCATCGGCCTTGACCTTCTCGATCTCGGCCTGCAGGGCGTCCTTGTGGGCGTCGAGCATGGACAGGTCCACGACTTCCAACTGGCCGATGCCGACCTTGTTGCCGGACATGTCGAAGTCCTTGTAGTCGCGGAAGACCAGCTCGCTGGCGGAAGCGCCGTCAACGGCGGACTTGACCTTGAACATCTCCATGCCCAGAGCCATGACGTCGTCCACACCGGCGATCTTGGCCAGGGCTTCGACGGCGGCCTTGTCGGCGTCGGTGCAGGTGACGGACTTGAACATGACGGTGTCGCTCAGGATGGCGCACAGCATGATGCCGGCGATGTTGGCCGGGATCTCGACGTTGTAGAAGTCGTACATGGACTTCAGCACGGTGGCGGAACAGCCCACGGGCCAGACCCACATTTCCAGCGGGCCGGAGGTGGTGATGTCACCCAGCTTGTGGTGGTCGACGACGGCAAGGAGCTCGCCCTTGTCCAGGTTGTCGATGGTCTGGGAAATGTCGGTGTGGTCGACCAGGATGATCTGCTTGTCGGTGGCGTCGGTGACGATCTCGGGAACGGCAACGCCGAACTTCTCGAGCACGAAGGCGCTCTCCGGAGCGATCTCGCCCTGGGTCACGGCCTTGGCCTCCATACCACGTTTGCTGTACAGGTCGGCGGCACCGATCGCGGAAGCGACGGTGTCGGTATCGGGATTCTTGTGTCCAACAACCAAAATAGCCATATCAAGTCCTCCTAATTGAATTATCCTGTATAAGGAAATTGAGCATCGAAAACAGAATGTGACAGATATCACAAAGCATACCGGCTGCCAAGCTAAAAGCGCAGGCCAAGCGAGAAAAGCGTGAAAAGAATATTGCCTGTCGCCGGAATGCCACTATTTCGCTACAAGCCAGGGACCGCAAGGCTTCCGGCGGTGCCGGCGGAAGGAGTATGCCCCCGTTATAGGCCATCCGGCCGCTAGCCGATCCGCGTTCACCATGTGAAGATGATCGCAAGGCCCGGCCCAGGCAAAACTATCGGACCGGATGCCCGGCCCTGAGGCGGCATGGAGGTGACTACAAGGTCGGCAGGAAACGATACAGGGCGAAGAGGATGACGCCCGTCGCCAGAATGACATAGGCCCGTTTCAGGCGAAGGGCCATGAGGCCGCCCAGGGAGGCGGCCACCCAGAGGTGGGCCCAGGTGACGCCCAGGTGCGAGAAGATGGTCGGATACGCGGAAAAGACGAGCTCGAATCCCTGCTTGAGGATAAGGATGGCCACTAGAAAGGATGCCCAGCTCATGAACAGCCCCTTGACCATGGACTGGAGGATGAGCGCGCCGGGCAGGTGCTTGGAGCCCGGATTGCGTGCCCAGTTGAGAAGCGCGTTGTAACTCCCCTGTTCCCGTTCGCGCAACCACCCTTCCACCTTGGTGCCGATCCAGGCCAGCGGCATGCTGGCAAAGAGCACGAACAT
It encodes the following:
- a CDS encoding manganese-dependent inorganic pyrophosphatase, with translation MAILVVGHKNPDTDTVASAIGAADLYSKRGMEAKAVTQGEIAPESAFVLEKFGVAVPEIVTDATDKQIILVDHTDISQTIDNLDKGELLAVVDHHKLGDITTSGPLEMWVWPVGCSATVLKSMYDFYNVEIPANIAGIMLCAILSDTVMFKSVTCTDADKAAVEALAKIAGVDDVMALGMEMFKVKSAVDGASASELVFRDYKDFDMSGNKVGIGQLEVVDLSMLDAHKDALQAEIEKVKADGRHSVFLLLTDIMKEGSEMLIASDDPSVVEKAFGIATKGEPVYLDGVMSRKKQVAPNFIKAFEG
- a CDS encoding PTS sugar transporter subunit IIC translates to MCPQRPRAGEVLGHGHSAHLRLVCHGRFFFALFSQFRSTLSIGLLERPLVVGFFWGAATGEYTTSLYIAIFFELFWLDLIPAGTYIPPQLTAATFAALTLTTWFGLNQPSRIMFVLFASMPLAWIGTKVEGWLREREQGSYNALLNWARNPGSKHLPGALILQSMVKGLFMSWASFLVAILILKQGFELVFSAYPTIFSHLGVTWAHLWVAASLGGLMALRLKRAYVILATGVILFALYRFLPTL